TTGTTAATGTAATTTGTTTTCCTGCAGATAAAAATAGTTGTGCAAATGCAGTATATAAAAATGTGGAAATACCCGACCATATAAGTATTTGTAGGGCAATTATAGAATTTTCGTATTGTTTACCAAATATTAATAATATAATATTTGGTGATAGTAATGTAATTCCAATTCCTAAGGGAAAACTAATTAATAGCATAAATTTAAAATATTTTTCAACCAAGTTTTGTAGTGAATTTTTTGAATTTACATATAATTGTGACATTGCAGGGAATACAGATATATTTGATACGGATTGTACAATCATACAGACAGTGACAATTTTATAGGCAGCATTATACCATCCAACGGCCTGATTTCCCTGTAATATAAAAAGTATAATGGTATCTACCCAAACATAAACAAATACAAAAATTCCATTAATTCCAAAGGGTAATGCTTCTTTTATTTTAGATATACTAAATTTAAGATCTATTTCAAAATTCAATGGAATAAATTTCTTTATACAAATTATAATGTTACATACTAAGAGTATTGCACTTAAAATAAAGTATAGAAAAGCAAATCCAATAATATTGAATCCATAAATAATTGCTAATAAAACCCCGATAAGCATTGAAGCACTATAAAATATTTGTCCTATCGATTGAAATTGCATTTTTTCAAATGCCTGAAAGATAGAATTAAAAATACCGTTAAATGAATTTAATATAACAGATAATGCAACTAAATAGACAACGGTAACAGTTTGTATAGGATAATTAAATGCATTTAAAATTAATGCGATTATTAGTAAGGTGACAATTGAAAGAACTATCTTTATTAACAAAAAATTTCCAAGAAATTTTCCTGCTAAAGATTTATCCTTCGAAATTTCCTTAACAGTTAGAGTATTTAAGCCAAGATCAGCTAAAATACCAAATATACCTGTAAATGCAATTGCAAAAGATAGAATTCCAAATCCATCTGCCCCGAGATATCGAGCTGTGATTATTGTATAAAAAAAAGCAAACAAATAACTTAATATTTGAGAAATTAATAGTACTATAGTGTTTTTTGCTATAATCTGAACATTAGACATAAATAGT
The Methanobacterium spitsbergense DNA segment above includes these coding regions:
- a CDS encoding flippase codes for the protein MSNVQIIAKNTIVLLISQILSYLFAFFYTIITARYLGADGFGILSFAIAFTGIFGILADLGLNTLTVKEISKDKSLAGKFLGNFLLIKIVLSIVTLLIIALILNAFNYPIQTVTVVYLVALSVILNSFNGIFNSIFQAFEKMQFQSIGQIFYSASMLIGVLLAIIYGFNIIGFAFLYFILSAILLVCNIIICIKKFIPLNFEIDLKFSISKIKEALPFGINGIFVFVYVWVDTIILFILQGNQAVGWYNAAYKIVTVCMIVQSVSNISVFPAMSQLYVNSKNSLQNLVEKYFKFMLLISFPLGIGITLLSPNIILLIFGKQYENSIIALQILIWSGISTFLYTAFAQLFLSAGKQITLTKITGICMIENILLNLLLIPKFSYVGASIVTVVTEFTLLVLIFIVAKNMGYGISFNQLKDVIKVIIASLVMGSFIFLFSEFTIFIIVPISILIYITILFSLRTFDADELLLIKKVIKN